One region of Triticum aestivum cultivar Chinese Spring chromosome 6B, IWGSC CS RefSeq v2.1, whole genome shotgun sequence genomic DNA includes:
- the LOC123137409 gene encoding uncharacterized protein, with protein sequence MAFPAPAAVFLDENLPIHRGKRTDGLNARPLKPSAKPSARKALRDVSNTSKPQAPSIQKGHPLKDRSVLKDKSALRSQEAIKKNPLSKTTIYADEATKKCHEWAKGGVEGTHFTGNDAQRLDSDKIDKRVKKKVEKITSALHDWSDVIFDPLLFPAKAVAPFYEEVNVLELEPEILPDISGRLSISGDKAKLTEDSFDEVELDSYSFLEDKPVEFQLRDEMSLYPWSLESVN encoded by the exons ATGGCTTTCCCAGCTCCAGCTGCTGTATTCCTTGATGAGAACCTGCCAATCCATAGAG GCAAGAGGACTGATGGGCTGAACGCGAGGCCACTGAAACCATCAGCAAAGCCATCAGCAAGGAAGGCCCTGCGGGATGTGTCCAACACCAGCAAGCCCCAAGCGCCTAGCATTCAAAAAGGCCACCCCTTGAAGGACAGGTCCGTCCTGAAAGACAAGTCTGCTCTTCGCAGCCAAGAAGCCATTAAGAAGAACCCACTGAGCAAGACTACAATCTATGCTGATGAAGCCACCAAAAAATGTCATGAATGGGCCAAGGGTGGGGTGGAGGGCACCCACTTCACTGGGAATGATGCTCAGAGGTTGGACAGTGACAAGATAGACAAAC GTGTCAAGAAGAAAGTGGAGAAAATAACGTCAGCATTGCATGACTGGTCAGATGTGATATTTGATCCTCTGCTGTTTCCAGCTAAG GCAGTTGCACCGTTTTATGAAGAAGTAAATGTGCTGGAACTGGAGCCTGAGATTCTTCCAGACATCAGTGGGCGTCTCTCGATTTCAG GCGATAAGGCAAAGCTGACTGAAGATTCTTTTGATGAAGTTGAGCTTGACAGCTACTCATTCCTGGAGGACAAGCCTGTTGAGTTTCAGCTGAGAGACGAGATGAGTCTTTATCCATGGAGCCTGGAGTCAGTGAACTGA